One stretch of Anaerobacillus alkaliphilus DNA includes these proteins:
- the rnr gene encoding ribonuclease R: MDYQQRKEQLLGFMREEAYKPLSVTELESAFGITDSSEFKDFVKVLNEMEQQGQIVRTRSNRYGLPEKMNLVRGKVQANAKGFAFIIPEDGMSERDIYVNSADMNSAMNGDIVLVRLHPKSEGARPEGQVIRILERGLTQVVGTYSENKFYGFVIADDKRIPNDIFIPKDANGGAVDGHKVVVKINKYPEGRMSAEGEVVTILGHKNDPGVDILSIIHKHGLPQDFPEEVLAQANAVPDEIDPEEIKGRRDLRDQTIVTIDGADAKDLDDAVNVEKLENGNYKLGVHIADVSYYVTEDSPIDKEAFERATSVYLVDRVIPMIPHRLSNGICSLNPKVDRLTLSCEMEINPQGQVVAHEIFQSVIRTTERMTYTDVRKILNEEDEEVTKRYEPLIPFFKQMGELANILRNKRMERGAIDFDFKESKVLVDDDGTPTDVVLRERSVAERLIEEFMLAANETIAEHFHWMKIPFIYRIHEDPDAEKLTRFLEFITNFGYVVRGTANTLHPRALQMLLEEVRGEPEETVISTVMLRSMKQAKYDPNSLGHFGLSTEFYTHFTSPIRRYPDLIVHRLIRKYLIEGKTDDLTVSHWAEKLPVIASHASEMERRAVEAERDTDTLKKVQFMQDKIGEQFEGMISGVTNFGIFVELPNTIEGLVHVSYLTDDYYHYDEKQYAMIGERTGNVFRIGDEIEVKVIGVNVDEMSIDFEVVGMKARKERTPREKPKVIVGGGKRKERSGGGSGASGERGRRSGSGQGQGQPKQGQGQGEGDKAKRGGGAKKKKFYENAPKAKRNKGKKRNK, encoded by the coding sequence ATGGATTATCAACAAAGAAAAGAGCAGCTTCTCGGTTTTATGAGAGAAGAGGCTTATAAACCATTATCCGTAACTGAACTAGAGTCCGCTTTTGGGATTACAGACTCTAGTGAGTTTAAGGATTTTGTAAAAGTATTAAACGAGATGGAACAACAAGGACAAATTGTCCGAACGAGAAGTAACCGCTATGGTTTACCAGAAAAAATGAACTTGGTACGCGGGAAGGTTCAAGCAAATGCAAAAGGATTTGCGTTTATTATTCCTGAAGATGGGATGTCTGAGCGCGACATTTATGTAAATAGTGCAGATATGAACAGTGCGATGAACGGAGATATCGTACTTGTTCGATTACATCCAAAATCAGAGGGAGCTCGTCCTGAAGGGCAGGTTATCCGCATTTTAGAAAGAGGCCTAACTCAAGTAGTAGGTACATACTCTGAAAATAAATTTTACGGATTTGTGATTGCTGACGACAAACGCATTCCAAATGATATTTTTATTCCGAAAGATGCAAACGGTGGGGCGGTAGATGGTCACAAGGTTGTTGTTAAGATTAATAAATATCCAGAAGGACGGATGAGTGCTGAAGGTGAAGTAGTCACGATCTTAGGGCACAAAAATGACCCGGGTGTAGATATTTTATCCATCATCCATAAGCACGGTCTACCTCAGGATTTCCCTGAAGAAGTACTTGCACAAGCGAATGCTGTACCAGATGAGATTGACCCTGAGGAGATTAAAGGACGTCGTGACCTTCGTGATCAAACGATTGTAACGATTGACGGTGCTGATGCCAAAGACCTTGATGATGCTGTTAACGTTGAAAAGTTAGAAAACGGAAACTATAAACTTGGTGTTCATATTGCTGACGTAAGTTATTATGTAACAGAAGATTCTCCAATTGATAAGGAAGCTTTTGAACGAGCAACAAGTGTTTACTTAGTAGACCGAGTAATTCCGATGATTCCGCATCGCTTATCCAATGGAATCTGTTCATTAAATCCAAAAGTTGACCGATTAACACTCTCGTGTGAAATGGAAATCAATCCTCAAGGGCAAGTTGTCGCCCATGAAATATTCCAAAGTGTAATTCGGACGACTGAACGAATGACGTATACAGATGTGCGGAAAATTTTAAACGAAGAAGATGAAGAAGTTACAAAGCGTTACGAACCGTTAATCCCATTTTTCAAACAAATGGGTGAATTAGCGAACATCCTTCGTAACAAACGTATGGAACGTGGGGCAATTGACTTTGATTTTAAAGAGTCAAAGGTGCTTGTCGATGACGACGGAACCCCAACCGACGTTGTTCTACGTGAACGCTCGGTAGCAGAACGATTAATCGAAGAGTTTATGTTAGCTGCCAATGAAACGATTGCTGAACATTTCCATTGGATGAAAATTCCGTTTATCTACCGGATCCATGAAGATCCGGATGCTGAAAAACTAACACGTTTCTTAGAATTTATTACGAACTTTGGCTATGTCGTTCGTGGTACCGCAAATACGCTTCATCCAAGAGCATTACAAATGCTTCTAGAAGAAGTTCGTGGTGAACCAGAAGAAACAGTTATTAGTACGGTTATGCTTCGTTCCATGAAACAGGCAAAATATGACCCTAATAGTTTAGGTCATTTTGGATTATCAACTGAGTTTTATACTCACTTTACATCACCAATCCGACGTTATCCGGATTTGATTGTTCACCGCCTAATCCGAAAGTATTTAATTGAAGGTAAAACAGATGATCTAACAGTTAGCCATTGGGCTGAGAAGCTTCCAGTGATCGCAAGTCATGCTTCAGAAATGGAGCGTCGTGCCGTTGAAGCAGAACGTGATACGGATACGTTAAAGAAAGTTCAGTTTATGCAAGACAAAATTGGTGAGCAATTCGAAGGAATGATTTCTGGAGTAACTAACTTCGGTATCTTCGTAGAGCTTCCAAACACGATTGAAGGACTTGTACACGTTAGTTACTTAACTGATGACTATTACCATTACGATGAAAAGCAATATGCAATGATCGGTGAACGAACAGGCAATGTCTTCCGTATCGGTGACGAGATCGAGGTAAAAGTAATTGGGGTTAATGTTGACGAAATGTCTATCGACTTTGAAGTTGTCGGCATGAAAGCACGAAAAGAACGTACCCCACGTGAAAAGCCAAAAGTCATTGTTGGCGGAGGTAAGCGTAAAGAACGTAGTGGTGGCGGTAGCGGTGCAAGTGGTGAACGTGGTCGTAGATCAGGTTCAGGTCAAGGTCAAGGACAGCCAAAACAAGGCCAAGGACAAGGTGAAGGCGACAAAGCCAAACGCGGCGGGGGAGCAAAGAAAAAGAAGTTCTACGAAAACGCTCCTAAAGCTAAGCGTAATAAAGGGAAAAAGCGTAATAAGTAG
- the smpB gene encoding SsrA-binding protein SmpB — translation MPKHDAKVVAQNKKANHDYFIEETYETGVVLTGTEIKSIRAGKANIRDSFARIKNGEVFLWNAHISPYEQGNRYNHDPLRTRKLLMKKKEISKLIGITKEQGYTLVPLKIYLKNGYAKVLIGLGKGKKNYDKRESLKEKDAKRQIEKAFRERQKQ, via the coding sequence ATGCCGAAGCATGATGCAAAGGTTGTTGCTCAAAATAAAAAAGCTAACCACGATTACTTTATTGAGGAAACGTATGAAACAGGTGTTGTTCTTACTGGTACTGAGATAAAGTCAATTCGCGCTGGTAAAGCCAATATTAGAGATTCTTTTGCCCGCATTAAAAACGGCGAAGTATTCTTATGGAATGCCCATATTAGCCCGTACGAGCAAGGAAATCGTTATAATCATGATCCTTTACGAACACGTAAGCTTTTAATGAAGAAAAAAGAGATTAGTAAGCTCATTGGAATTACTAAGGAGCAAGGCTACACTCTAGTGCCGTTAAAGATTTATTTAAAAAACGGCTACGCAAAAGTTCTTATCGGTTTAGGTAAAGGTAAGAAAAACTACGATAAGCGTGAGTCATTAAAAGAAAAAGACGCCAAGCGGCAAATCGAAAAAGCATTCAGAGAACGACAAAAACAATAA